In Nitrosophilus labii, the following proteins share a genomic window:
- a CDS encoding cytochrome c3 family protein: MMRAKIGKIAAAVLLTVGVTSAVAQIANSKHDLTASNTNPDVTIKASAGQNNDEICVYCHTPHAANTAFAGAPLWNKNDQNAPTTYTMYGTTVAGTQTLASPQAPSLACLSCHDGVSAINSIVNAPGSGGYVETGQYVAFGTTAAGTAFTMPAGVTQIGTDLTNDHPVSIPYTTGAASLKDPTTALPGTWNGATTIGDLLRGGNVECVSCHDPHAGENPTFLRMANGNVGSQLCLACHAK, translated from the coding sequence ATGATGAGAGCAAAAATAGGTAAAATAGCAGCCGCCGTTTTGTTAACGGTAGGAGTAACATCTGCGGTAGCTCAGATTGCTAACAGTAAGCACGATTTAACAGCAAGCAATACTAATCCTGACGTAACCATAAAAGCGTCAGCCGGTCAAAACAACGATGAGATCTGTGTATATTGTCATACACCGCACGCAGCAAATACAGCATTTGCAGGCGCACCGCTTTGGAATAAAAACGACCAAAACGCGCCTACTACATATACTATGTACGGTACGACCGTAGCAGGTACGCAAACGTTAGCATCTCCGCAAGCACCATCTCTTGCTTGTCTAAGCTGCCATGACGGTGTAAGTGCTATTAACTCTATAGTTAACGCGCCTGGATCTGGTGGATACGTAGAAACAGGTCAATACGTCGCGTTTGGCACAACTGCGGCTGGAACAGCCTTTACAATGCCTGCGGGCGTTACTCAAATAGGTACTGACTTAACAAATGATCACCCGGTATCTATCCCTTACACAACAGGTGCAGCAAGTTTAAAAGACCCAACAACCGCTCTTCCAGGAACTTGGAACGGCGCAACGACTATTGGTGACTTGTTAAGAGGCGGAAATGTTGAGTGCGTTAGTTGTCACGACCCACATGCAGGTGAAAATCCAACTTTCCTAAGAATGGCGAATGGTAATGTTGGAAGCCAGTTGTGTTTGGCTTGTCACGCAAAATAG
- a CDS encoding cytochrome c3 family protein yields the protein MKIKLFTTSLSFFTIFINPLFSQSMIGTQHDLSTGIDDNDEICVYCHTPHAANTSYGAPLWNKPTITTSFTMYGATTSGVAGQTLAGTPTDPAPTGATLACLSCHDGISAMNSVVNAPGSGGYNTNGTYIGNANSTPKDMPNAEEIAIGLYGDLTNDHPVSISYVEGVAGLKPKNTPITGWNNATTINDLLRDGKVQCVSCHDPHDPTYGRYLRYSNSGSQLCKTCHDK from the coding sequence ATGAAAATCAAACTTTTCACTACTTCATTGTCTTTTTTTACAATATTTATAAATCCACTTTTTTCTCAGTCAATGATAGGAACTCAACACGATCTAAGTACAGGTATTGATGACAACGATGAAATTTGTGTCTATTGCCATACACCACACGCCGCAAATACTTCCTATGGAGCTCCGTTATGGAATAAACCTACCATAACTACTTCATTTACAATGTATGGGGCAACAACATCAGGAGTTGCTGGACAAACTTTAGCCGGTACGCCTACCGATCCGGCACCTACTGGTGCAACACTGGCTTGTCTTAGCTGCCATGATGGTATAAGTGCCATGAATAGCGTGGTAAATGCACCTGGTTCAGGCGGATATAACACTAACGGAACATATATAGGTAACGCCAACTCTACCCCAAAAGATATGCCAAACGCCGAAGAAATTGCTATTGGACTTTATGGAGATTTAACAAATGATCATCCAGTATCTATCTCCTACGTTGAGGGCGTTGCCGGACTAAAGCCAAAAAACACTCCAATTACTGGATGGAATAACGCAACTACTATTAACGATCTATTAAGAGACGGAAAAGTACAGTGTGTTAGCTGTCATGACCCTCACGATCCTACTTACGGTAGATATTTAAGATATTCAAACTCTGGTAGCCAACTCTGTAAAACATGTCATGATAAATAG
- a CDS encoding sensor histidine kinase, giving the protein MKLEINESKFSLKYSIFYTLVVLAILLVPFAIYDNYTYNLEEVKTEIALKKKSIQIINEMEKFDNRFQTTFIFPRFKSYQAGLYDENGNPIFTLIEKPLSILQFKPGYHRFGNYRYYVTEFKDDRYFGAKYLVVGTEFNIYTILLNILLIFLSIITVTFILSFIILKNFSKPFKEINRALDDFIKDSMHEINTPLSIININIDLFSEKFGKNRYLSRIKSAAKILSSLYDDMNYLIKEQTINKAKKKKINFSEFLKKSVDYFTDIAELKDIKIKTDIENDIFIDFVPTKLQKIIDNNLSNAIKYSNEGGEVIITLKKEGDKIILGFKDFGIGIKEPDKIFSRYYREDITKGGFGIGLNIVNKIIIEENIKVNIVSSPGKGSYFEYIFPLKPQKLS; this is encoded by the coding sequence TTGAAGCTTGAGATAAACGAATCAAAATTTTCACTAAAATATTCTATATTTTATACACTTGTTGTACTCGCTATTTTGCTAGTACCCTTTGCTATTTATGATAACTACACCTATAATCTAGAAGAGGTAAAAACAGAAATAGCTCTTAAGAAAAAGTCGATACAGATAATTAACGAAATGGAAAAGTTTGACAATAGATTTCAAACCACTTTTATCTTTCCTAGATTTAAATCTTATCAAGCGGGGCTTTATGATGAAAACGGCAATCCGATTTTTACACTTATAGAAAAACCGCTCTCTATATTGCAGTTTAAACCAGGATACCATAGGTTCGGAAACTATAGATACTACGTTACAGAGTTTAAGGACGACAGATATTTTGGGGCGAAATATCTAGTAGTTGGAACGGAGTTTAATATCTACACAATTTTGTTAAATATTTTACTTATTTTTCTCTCTATTATTACCGTTACCTTTATCCTCTCATTCATCATACTTAAAAATTTCTCTAAACCTTTTAAAGAGATAAATAGAGCCTTAGACGACTTTATTAAAGACTCTATGCATGAAATAAATACGCCTCTATCCATAATCAACATAAACATAGATCTATTTTCGGAAAAGTTTGGAAAAAACAGATATCTCTCCAGGATAAAATCAGCGGCAAAGATACTCTCATCTCTCTATGACGATATGAATTATCTCATAAAAGAGCAGACCATAAACAAAGCCAAAAAGAAAAAGATAAACTTTAGCGAGTTTTTGAAAAAATCGGTCGATTATTTTACGGATATCGCCGAGCTAAAAGATATAAAGATAAAAACAGATATCGAAAATGATATCTTTATAGACTTTGTACCGACAAAACTTCAAAAGATTATAGATAACAACCTCTCAAACGCGATAAAATACTCCAACGAGGGAGGAGAAGTTATTATTACTTTAAAAAAAGAAGGAGATAAGATTATTTTAGGGTTCAAAGATTTTGGTATCGGTATAAAAGAACCGGATAAAATCTTTTCTAGATACTATAGAGAAGATATCACAAAAGGTGGATTTGGTATAGGACTAAACATAGTAAATAAGATCATTATTGAAGAAAATATTAAAGTAAATATCGTATCTTCACCGGGTAAGGGCAGCTATTTTGAGTATATCTTTCCTCTAAAACCACAAAAACTATCATAA
- a CDS encoding response regulator transcription factor gives MKILLLEDEYALRKSIKELLEDSGYIVDEYSNGQEAIEAIYNSKYDLLLLDVNVPGINGFELLENLRKNNIDTPTIFITSLTEIDSLERGYDLGCCDYIKKPFDLKELKLRVASALKLASLKTKEDIIELPEGYSYNTKCFTLTKDGKEITLSKTEKMILDLFIKHKNQVVTPEMIIEYVWEDFVDPANVRVQINNLRKKLDKNLIKNIRGIGYKLEA, from the coding sequence GTGAAAATTCTACTTTTAGAAGACGAATACGCCCTAAGAAAATCTATAAAAGAGCTTTTAGAAGATAGTGGCTACATAGTCGATGAGTACTCCAACGGACAAGAGGCGATAGAAGCTATATACAACTCAAAATATGATCTTTTACTACTAGACGTTAACGTTCCCGGTATTAACGGATTTGAACTTTTGGAGAATTTAAGAAAAAACAATATTGACACGCCCACCATATTTATAACTTCGCTAACTGAAATAGATAGCTTAGAAAGAGGATACGATCTTGGTTGTTGCGACTACATAAAAAAACCTTTCGATTTAAAAGAGCTTAAACTAAGAGTGGCTTCCGCTCTAAAACTCGCCTCTTTAAAAACAAAGGAAGATATTATCGAGTTACCTGAAGGTTACAGTTACAACACAAAATGTTTTACCTTAACAAAAGATGGAAAAGAGATAACTCTATCTAAAACAGAAAAGATGATACTAGATCTTTTTATAAAACATAAAAATCAGGTAGTAACTCCAGAGATGATTATTGAGTACGTATGGGAAGATTTCGTAGATCCGGCAAATGTAAGAGTTCAGATAAACAACTTAAGAAAAAAACTAGACAAAAATCTTATTAAAAATATTAGAGGTATAGGTTATAAACTTGAAGCTTGA
- a CDS encoding cache domain-containing protein, with product MRKKLFLASIILFVLSTLISIVIFNLYKKREIAIMNHAYDNINRLIILSLVSEKSQSLSLALALSKNKAIAEAILNNDPKKCSKILKETTDSLLKHLNRKNIYVQVIDTNLKVFAISWKDTFYKTYSLKDRDDLKLVLKKRVPKYTIATTLPAGIKISAPIIYNEKSIGILEVTIPFDDLAIKFRGYGMELLPLFKKAYLDKKDFIFNNLNINQYIVANKNFNLQTVKILKNLNNEDFEKLEHFDYIKTKNLFIASYPIKDHKGRNLGMFVVFLNNKSLKNIAGEQKSILKSIFTLESTKEDIYHYVNHFEKNIFSDMSPKYIINFKNSIDEKDRIYFNEAAKERLQKMSKKELIDLILYGYNQTQTKKEGKIK from the coding sequence ATGAGAAAAAAATTATTTTTAGCATCAATAATTTTGTTTGTTTTATCTACTTTGATTAGTATAGTTATTTTTAATCTCTATAAAAAGAGAGAAATAGCGATAATGAATCATGCATACGATAATATCAATAGATTAATAATACTATCTTTGGTTTCTGAAAAATCCCAATCTCTCTCATTAGCTTTAGCCCTTAGTAAAAATAAAGCGATAGCTGAAGCCATATTAAACAACGATCCAAAAAAATGCTCTAAGATATTGAAAGAGACTACGGATTCACTTTTAAAACATCTAAATAGAAAAAATATCTACGTTCAAGTTATAGATACTAACCTAAAGGTTTTCGCAATAAGTTGGAAAGACACCTTTTACAAAACATATTCTCTTAAAGATAGAGATGATCTAAAACTCGTTTTAAAAAAAAGGGTTCCAAAATATACTATCGCTACTACACTACCAGCTGGTATAAAAATATCGGCGCCTATTATTTATAACGAAAAAAGTATCGGCATACTGGAAGTAACCATACCTTTTGATGATTTAGCGATAAAATTTAGAGGTTACGGCATGGAGTTATTACCGCTTTTTAAAAAGGCTTATCTTGACAAAAAAGATTTTATCTTCAATAACCTAAATATTAACCAGTATATAGTCGCAAATAAAAACTTTAATTTGCAAACTGTAAAAATATTAAAAAATTTAAATAATGAAGATTTTGAAAAATTAGAACATTTCGACTATATAAAAACCAAAAATCTCTTTATAGCCTCTTATCCAATAAAAGATCACAAAGGTAGGAATCTCGGTATGTTTGTGGTTTTTCTCAATAACAAATCACTTAAAAATATTGCAGGCGAACAAAAGTCGATACTAAAAAGCATTTTTACCCTAGAGAGCACAAAAGAGGATATATACCACTACGTAAATCATTTTGAAAAAAATATCTTTAGCGATATGTCGCCAAAATATATTATAAACTTTAAAAATAGCATAGACGAAAAAGATCGTATCTATTTTAACGAAGCGGCAAAAGAGAGACTGCAAAAGATGTCAAAAAAAGAGCTTATCGATCTAATTCTTTACGGATATAACCAGACTCAAACCAAAAAGGAAGGGAAAATAAAGTGA